The following are encoded in a window of Spea bombifrons isolate aSpeBom1 chromosome 2, aSpeBom1.2.pri, whole genome shotgun sequence genomic DNA:
- the LOC128474420 gene encoding olfactory receptor 52M1-like, producing the protein MDVLNETCVHPSTFILLGIPGLESLHVWISIPFFIIFFIAVVGNYCVLLIIVTDVSLHQPMYLFFTMLAFVDLVLANSTMPKLLGIFWRHSNDIDFHTCLLQMFFVHAFSTIESGIFVAMAFDRYVAICYPLRYVIVLSPGVIVKSGVLAVIRGVAYILPLPLLALRFYEYRSNIILHSYCEHMAVVRLACGDVTVNDHVGITIGFLVLIMDSLLIVLSYAMILRTLLRLASEARLKAFGTCISHVCAILTFYVPIMSSSLVHRFGTNVPHHTHILLANSYLLLPPLLNPLIYGIRTKQIRQKVSKLIF; encoded by the coding sequence ATGGATGTCCTCAACGAGACCTGTGTCCACCCATCCACATTCATCTTGCTAGGAATCCCCGGGTTGGAGTCCTTACACGTCTGGATCTCTATCCCGTTCTTCATAATCTTCTTCATCGCCGTTGTGGGAAATTACTGTGTCCTTCTGATCATCGTCACGGATGTGAGCCTCCATCAGCCCATGTATCTCTTTTTCACTATGTTGGCCTTCGTTGACTTAGTGCTGGCCAACAGCACCATGCCCAAGCTCCTCGGCATCTTCTGGCGCCACTCCAATGACATTGACTTCCACACCTGCCTGCTCCAGATGTTCTTCGTCCACGCGTTTTCCACCATTGAATCTGGAATCTTCGTGGCCATGGCTTTTGACAGATACGTTGCAATCTGCTATCCTCTCAGATATGTGATCGTCTTATCACCAGGGGTGATCGTTAAGAGCGGAGTCCTGGCGGTGATACGCGGGGTGGCATATATCCTGCCCCTGCCGCTCTTGGCTTTGAGGTTCTATGAGTACAGAAGCAATATTATCCTGCACTCGTACTGCGAGCACATGGCCGTCGTGCGGCTGGCCTGCGGAGACGTGACTGTTAATGACCACGTTGGGATAACCATTGGGTTTCTGGTCCTGATAATGGACTCCTTGCTGATAGTTCTGTCTTACGCGATGATTCTCCGGACTCTTTTAAGACTGGCGTCCGAAGCTCGTCTGAAGGCGTTCGGCACGTGCATTTCCCACGTCTGCGCCATCCTAACATTCTATGTACCTATCATGTCCTCGTCTTTGGTTCACAGATTTGGAACCAACGTCCCTCACCATACCCACATATTACTGGCAAACTCCTAcctcctcctccctcccctGCTCAACCCTCTGATCTACGGAATAAGAACTAAGCAGATTCGGCAAAAAGTGTCAAAACTAATTTTTTAA
- the LOC128473945 gene encoding olfactory receptor 52K1-like, with amino-acid sequence MNPNQTLFFSHTEFLLLGFPGISKARPLVVIPFLSIYVVILTGNSLVIHQIRIEKSLQSPMYYLISLLFAVNITSTSVVLPKFLLGLAFNLNEVTLHGCLAQMFCIYFLAIFESSVVLLMALDRYVAICRPLHYHHIMTKPFLLRLGLIGLLRGGVLVSPLVILASRVRFCGSNVILNFACENMALLSLACGDVSKSQVAGMAVRVLVTVIDVAFLLVSYSGILYTAMNIAAGKARHKALHTCSTHLSVAVSIYLSALLASVVYRMETVSYDVQNLFSAVYLMVPATLNPFIYGLRVKEIRECLARSWRKRNASPAHKRVNRT; translated from the coding sequence ATGAACCCCAACCAGACCTTATTCTTCTCTCACACCGAATTCCTGCTCCTTGGTTTCCCTGGGATCTCGAAAGCCCGACCGCTGGTGGTGATCCCGTTTCTTTCCATCTACGTGGTCATCTTGACCGGCAACTCGCTCGTCATCCACCAGATCCGGATCGAGAAGTCCCTTCAGTCCCCCATGTATTACCTCATCTCCCTCTTGTTTGCCGTCAACATCACCAGCACGAGTGTCGTTTTGCCGAAATTCCTCTTGGGTTTGGCGTTTAATCTGAACGAGGTCACCCTCCACGGCTGCCTGGCGCAGATGTTCTGTATCTACTTCTTGGCCATATTTGAATCCAGCGTCGTCCTTCTCATGGCCCTGGACCGGTACGTGGCCATCTGCAGACCGCTGCACTATCACCACATCATGACCAAACCTTTTCTGCTACGGCTTGGTCTAATCGGCCTGCTGCGCGGCGGCGTTCTGGTCTCCCCGTTGGTTATTTTGGCGTCTAGGGTCCGATTCTGCGGATCCAACGTCATCCTGAACTTTGCTTGCGAGAACATGGCGCTCCTGAGCCTGGCGTGCGGGGATGTCTCCAAGTCGCAAGTGGCCGGGATGGCCGTTAGGGTCCTCGTCACGGTGATAGACGTGGCCTTCCTCCTCGTATCCTACTCCGGCATTCTCTACACGGCCATGAATATTGCTGCCGGGAAAGCCAGACACAAAGCCCTTCACACGTGCAGCACTCACTTGTCGGTGGCCGTGTCCATTTACCTCTCGGCCCTCTTGGCGTCCGTTGTCTACCGCATGGAGACCGTTTCCTACGACGTCCAGAACCTGTTCAGTGCCGTATACCTCATGGTGCCGGCCACGCTCAACCCGTTTATCTACGGCCTGCGGGTGAAGGAGATCCGAGAGTGTCTGGCCAGGTCCTGGCGTAAGCGGAACGCGTCGCCGGCGCACAAACGCGTGAACAGGACCTGA